TCTGTTTATTTACGGCAAACCTTGACCATCGTTTCCAACGTTTCCAAGGGAAATTGATTGAATGCACGATCACGAGCCATTCCCACCGACCCATCATGAGGTCACATCTCATGAGTCTATCGTGCCAAAACTACTAATGCTGACGAATGCTTCGCCCTGACTAGCTAGTCTGGGAAGGTAGGTAAGTAAGAGGCGGATCTAGGGCTTCTTCGACTTCTTATTCATAGTTGAGATACTCCCAACCTCCACCAGCAAGCAGCACCGGAGTGAATCGTAACGTTTCGATCTGGGGGTCAGGAGCAGAGGTTGTAGTATCGTAGCTAATGCTCTTTGATCACCGTCACGAGATTTGACTATAGCTAATCAATCTCCTGCTTTCATGGAGTTTGGAATCTTAATGCTATCTTAGAGCGGATCTAGAAATCCCCAGGTAGTGGTAGTTGGCTTGGTGAAATCCGATAATCGATTGGCTTTAGAAAGGCGAAAGGCGGCTTGCCCAACCTAGACATTGTAACTGAAAGTCCTGCCTACTTCTCTTCTAGGCTTAGGGTAGTCCTAGACTACCTTCTTCTTTGCTGGCTTGGGAAAGACCCGCGGGCTATGGATCCCACTAATAGAATGGGACTATAACCAACCTTCCATGGTCTAGGTTCAAGGACAATACAGATTGTGGCTTGGAGTATCTAAGGAAGGGTAGTCGTTTAGTGCGACAGCACTCTGGCTTCATGGACCTAATTTTTAGGGACGGACTCGCTAGTGTCCCAGGGGTGACACTACACACTGAATTGCCCACAACACTATTTTTCCACAGGACTGAATCCATAGAAACCTTGGCCATTACTTTAAGCGGCGGATGATTGGTATGCAGGATCGGTTGCAACGGTTTCACATTCATGTGAATCAAGAGATTGGCTTGAAAGGCTTTCCAACTAGCCATAGTACCATTGCGAGTTGTCCTTCTTCTTTAATCGGTCGCACCAACTTGTTCCCGCTTTGGGAAGGGAACTTGGTTGGAATTCCAATTTCAAAGAAAACACATGCGAAAGGCAAGACATTGAGAAGGGCTTGTTCTTGAATTAGATGGAACATTAGCGGTCTTAGGTGATTCTCTAACAAAGGAAAGAAAGGAATGACTATTTATATCAAGAGACAGGCTTGCTAACCTTCGGGCATAGTGACTAGTGACAAGAGGAGTTGCTTAAGGACCTACGAAGAAAGTGACCGAAGCAGAGTCAATTCATATTAAAACAAGAGGAGAGAATTCAATGTCAATCGACATCTCCTTGGCACACGTGACGGATCATACTTTCTTGCCTTAGACCACTATCGAGGCTATGAGTTTTCATAGGACAGATGATCCTTTACCGTGAAGGTAGTTTACTTGCTTACTTGTTAAAGTAAGGCAGAAAGAGTACCTGTTGTTAACAAAACGGAGTCTCAAAAGCTCATTTATCGCAGTGGTCTCAAAAACGAAATTATCGTATTTTAGAAAAAGAGGTCTATAAAAGTCACTTAAGAAAGATGGCGCCTTTGCGAGGATGTCTTGAATCAGCCAATGCCAAGGCAACAAGGCTAGCATCAAACCTACCTGCCGAGAACCCTCCAACATTCCTACCAAGGTTCCCATCCCCGATGACAGAAGAAGGACGTAACCGGTGTTAAGGTTAGAAGGGTAACTGCTCTCGTAGTCGTAGCCGCTCTTGGGACTGATTCCTTAAGGAAATGGAATTCTTCCTAAATTCCCATGGAAGGTGTAGATGTTTAGGCTTGCCCCTGCTGCTGCTAGAGAATAGGTCGTCACTTTCTTTGCGGTTGATGCGCTTAAATCAACTAGTAGAAGGAAGGTGGCACAGTTCAACTAGTAGAAGGAAGGTGGCACAGTTAATCAACTGAATCCGCGCTTAGAAAGAATAACTTTGAAGCCACGTTTAGAATGGTCAGCACCTTTTGAGAAGAATTGCTCTTTGGAGAGCTAAATATAAGGGCGATGAAAGTTGTAAGCCGTAGAAAGGAGATTTTGTTTGTTCATAGACAGAAACTAATTGTGGAAATTCACTCTTTTATTCTGAGTGCGCAGAATGGTGCTTTGCGGCTACTATGGGTCTTCAAAAGGAACCAGGGGCAAAGACATCCTAAGAAGTTTGCCTATGGACTCTACCTCAGCGACCTTCTTCCGTACTTTCACGAGAAAGCAAGCTATCGACCTTATCTCCGTTAGTTTTTCAAGATCAGTGAACCCGGATGTCAACATCTCTATGGGGCCTACTCTAGTCTTTTATCTGCGGAGAGATGGTCGTTTACATGCTTACTTACTAAAGTACGGGAAAGAAATAGCTTACAAGAACAAGTAAGAGAGTTGACTTGCTTACTTTAACAAGTAAGGGAACTGAGGTTGCTTACTAAAGTAAGGGATTGTTGACCCTTTCAATCTTGTTTGTACCCACGGGGCACATTGAACACCAACTCAACTAAAAAGAGAAAAAAGGGTACTCACTCGTCGGTAAGGGAAAGGCTAGGCTTTTCTTACGCTAATTCTTCTCTTATTATATTTACTAGATTTACTATTGCACTGAGCCCTATTCTATCTCGGGTAACCTGATTACGGCTTTTCCGACTAGGCGCCCTACCTCTGCTCGTTACGTTAGCAAGCAAGCCATCGTAAGAGACGCAGGAAAGCAAGCTGAAGAAGAAAAAAAAGGCTTCCGCATAGGCTCTCCCGAACCGTTACTTTATTCTAATTCGAACTTATTTACAAGGAAGCCCTATGGCCTCAACGCTAGGCAGGAACAGCAGAAGAATTCAAAGCGCTAAATAGGAAATCGAAAAAGGCCAAGCTACGAACAGTACCCTTTTCAACAGTAAATAAGCTCAAGAGCTAGGAGTTCGATGTCTAGGTTGAGGCTCACTCATTGAAGTGTGACCGTAGATCTGGTCTTTCCCAGGAAAGAAAGCAACCAGGTCTTTTTTCGACCCTTAAGAGCAAGGTCCGTCCCACTCTCTCATCTACACAATTGTCCGATCTCAGATGCTTTGTCGGAGATTCCAGATTTGATTGCTAACCATGACATCAGTCTTTCCTCCGTCAGGAGGTCACGAAGGTGAGGTCCTGAGAGAGATAGATGCTTCACACATGGCATCCGATTGAAAGAAAGAGATGGGTTGGCAATAAAACAGCCATTTCATTATTTTCGCAATTTAAAGATTAAGGGAAAATTACATATAGAGAGGCGCAAAGGACAGATATGCCAATTTGGGATAAGAAGATAAAGATTTCAATAACTTAGACTCGAATTTGAAATAAGCTAATAAGCTCTTTCTCGATTCGCCGCATTTCTATCTCTTACTATCAAAAAGAAGACTAGCTTTTGGTATCTTCACTAACTCGATTCAAGAGCGACTCCAGGGCGTTAAGCTCGGTGAGGTGGGTTCGAAAGACAGAGAGTTGATGAGGAGGCTTTTATAAGAAAAAAGGCATGGTTCTTTCAATTCCGCATCCGGGGAAAGCAGCTTCCGCTAAAAACCATATCTGCTACTCTGACATTAGCTATTCGAGTAAAATCATAGGATTGAAAGCCGATTGCTACTTTCTTGCCTTGGGGCATCGCATTCTGGATAACGTAATAAAAAGTCTTTCTCTACTGTCTTCACCCTGGTCCTCTCATACGCCGAGGGCTCAATTACAGGTTCCTTTATAGGTCAGCCCCTACGCTAGCGCTGGTGCTGACTTGCTAGATCTTGCTTTCAGGTTCTTTAGTAGTTCTACAAAGGGTTATTAATGGGATGTTATTAATGGGATAAAGTCGAAACTTTGACTCCAACTATTACTGAAATGGATAAGATTGTATGAAGGAAGAGAGAGGACTGATCGGGTGAGAAGTCCGATTGATGACTGACCTTTCTATGCTGCCATTGATAGTCTTTTCTAACTTCTTACTAACCTTAAAGCTAACTAGAAGGCGAAGTATCTAATGGGTATTAGGGACGAGCTCTTAAAGAAGACTAAAGGAGCCCTCCCAGCAACTAAACAATCAAAAGTGTGCGATCCTCCCCATAGTATAGGCCTAGTATGATTGACATATCAAGTCAAGAGGGCGAGGACCCTATGGCAAATGGATGGGATAAATCCCTAGGGTCGGGCGGTTGCTACTCCTGGGCTAGGACTACTATGTCCACCCAAAAGCTCTAATTCTCAGGCTAGTCCGAAAGCAATAAAAGAAAAGATTAGCAAGGCTAAGGAAAACAAGTACAAGCATATGTATGCCTTGTTTATAGAATGCCTTTCCGTCTAAAATCACGAGTTCGGACTTTCCTTTCTATCTGCAGACTGCCTAGAGACCTCTTTGAATAATAGAAAAGCAAGCAGCACAAAATGCCTATGCTACTGTTAGAATTTTCTGAAAGGTAACTATCTCGGTTTCATAGAGAAATTTATATAGAATCTTTGCTTCTTTCATAAGAAAGAAAATACTTACTATCTTTGGGATCTGATCCTACACCGCTGCTCAAGACTTTAGTGGATCGACTCTATTACATAAGTTAATTCCTAATTCTTATCTCACATTATGAGATAAGTACGCAGTTATTATTGTATCGGCCCAAAACCTCGCTAATTGATCTTTACGGTGCTTCCTCTCTCTCTATCAATTAAAGCCTGCGGGAAGCGCGAAGAGCTAAGCCACTAATGTCGTGGCGAAGGTTAGACCTCATAAAGTCAGCGAAGCTAAGGTTTCGTATGTGTGATAGAGAAAGGAAAAGCGACCCCGTGCCCTACTACAATTCTTATTCAATAGTTTAATATTACTACAATGTCGTGCCGATGTCTCCCTTACGAAATTGAAGATAAGTCTTTTGATTAGGGGGGGTGACAACCGAGGCTTTTAAGAGAAGTTGCCATATAGGTTATAAAGAGCTATCTCATATCTAATAGGAATAATCCAATTCTTATGTCTACTGTGGGAAATGGGGTCCCAAGACCATCTCTTCGACGACGTAGACAAAGGGTTCCCATCATGTTCGATCTGAGAAGAGAGATGGAGAAGAAGATGTCCTCCTCAAGGGGTCGACGCCCTCGCTCAGAACTAAAGGATCCTCGCACATCGGCACTCACTGCATAAGCTCATAGGGCAAGATGAAGATCCGGAAAAAGGTTAAAGAGATCGTCAACTTCGCCTTGGCATGCTTCCATCAGCGCTGAAAAGAGAACTAAGGCAAGGCTGTTGATGTGCCACTGTATGGAGGGCTCAGAGAGAGTATAAGCACTTTCCTTCACGCTGAGTGTGAACTTCCGATTTGAGGCTGCTCTTAGACCAGGAAGATTGCTTATGACATCAATCAGCTAGGTCCGTCCTATGTCGAATAGTTTGTCAATGCATGCTTCCGGGAGAGTTCTTTGAACTCGATTCGCCGTGTGTGATAGAATTGTTTGAAGGAATGGAATCCGAAGCAAAGAATGCTCTGTTTGCTATTGAATCAGAATGGAAAAGCATTAGCAGGGCTGTTAGCCATTGATTCTAAAGCATTTTCGCTTCCAGGCACGTATGTGAATAGGCGGCACTGGTCTTTTTCTTCCTTTTGCATTGTCTCATCTCGTGCAGCAGGAGGTTGAATAGTCTAAGAAGATGGCATAAAATCAAGGCTCTTGTCTTTTAGTAGTTAGCTTTGCTTTCTCCTTAGCCTCAGCCTCTCGTCAAGGGAATCAGCTGTGGGGATCTCTATAGATGCGGCTTTACCGGGGTTAGCTTGACTTTGACTCTCTCTTGCTTGAGAATGCACTGCTGGTAGGAAGAATGCTGACTTCATGTCCGAGCTGGGTGAATCCAAAAGGACTTTCTTCGTTGAACGAGGGGATCCTCTTTTGGTTGTAGTCCCGTATTCAAACAAGTACGTAATTCGTCAGTAAGCGAATAATCCTAGCCGGGCTGGTAAGCCTTCAATTCGTTCTATGAGTCCACAGCTCTTAGCTTTCGCATCATTCCATCTTTCACCCCCACCTAAGTCCTAATCCGATAAGCTTATCAGTTCAGTCAGCTTCTCCCGCAGCAAGAACTTCGTTTTCTTACCTATGATGATAGATCTTGGCCTAGTGTGAAGTATCATCTTATTACCTGAAAGTGATCCGAGGATTCGTTTCACTATGTGAAACTCATTCTGTCTATTTACCTAAACTCCAAGCAGTAGTTATACCGGGCAAGCTTTGTATTCCAGTCTAAGGGCGGGATCAGCACGGGAAGCACATGCTTATCGGATAGGAGGACAGAAAGAGGTAATACACGATCAAAGGATCTAACAATAGTGATGTGATTGAAGGCTCAGCGGGCTTCCTAGAAATGAGGCTTATCCTTAGCGCGAGGCAGGTCTTCTTTCCCACCGTGCCCGCCCACCGCCCTCACTCCGCTCGCCTCTGTTATTCATTTCATGTAGAAAGATGAGACCCATTAGGAGATAACCATGGCATAATCTAACCTGAGCCACACAAAGACTCCCTTAACGGTGCGGGCACTCCCCCCCAAGGAGCTTGTGCAACACCTTGAACCTCCCTTCAGAGTCAAAGGTTGCCCAGGTGGCTACTAAGCCAGTCAAACTC
This DNA window, taken from Capsicum annuum cultivar Jeju mitochondrion, complete genome, encodes the following:
- the orf108b gene encoding hypothetical protein; amino-acid sequence: MASWKAFQANLLIHMNVKPLQPILHTNHPPLKVMAKVSMDSVLWKNSVVGNSVCSVTPGTLASPSLKIRSMKPECCRTKRLPFLRYSKPQSVLSLNLDHGRLVIVPFY